A portion of the Actomonas aquatica genome contains these proteins:
- a CDS encoding LacI family DNA-binding transcriptional regulator translates to MLLSDIAKQARVSPATVSRAINQPEIVAPASLERIRAVMRALDYQPPPLSRRRGPKSRRPATLEIGLWCVGSRVNHEEFQWFQNQVSELQERGPLSRVNLRTIFSPTPKICPQVLTDGKLDGVIIQGMPPAPEVMALIPNLPKVWFMTRRSRAFPGDYVEPDNEENGAIAANHLADRGHRTVAVLASTPDYSATIRRINAFVEQAKVRGLETHTILGEENPDIGFLTVAPPGREIEQLVSDLVTLDPRPTGLYLPSDHFAGAFFRTLRSAGQRVDRDYDVILGNYNPQIYCNLEHQPAAVDIHLATLIRRVLEQITWRIDNPTCPGRVGVAVSPSLRLPPTPTPTPVTETPDALAVAPATV, encoded by the coding sequence ATGCTTTTATCTGATATCGCCAAACAAGCCCGCGTTTCCCCCGCCACCGTATCCCGCGCCATCAACCAGCCCGAGATCGTCGCTCCTGCCAGCCTGGAGCGAATTCGCGCCGTCATGCGGGCGCTCGACTACCAACCACCGCCCCTCAGCCGGCGCCGTGGACCAAAGTCCCGTCGCCCGGCCACGCTCGAGATCGGGCTCTGGTGCGTGGGCTCCCGCGTCAACCACGAGGAGTTCCAGTGGTTCCAAAACCAGGTGAGTGAGCTGCAGGAACGCGGCCCGCTCAGCCGCGTGAATCTGCGCACCATCTTTTCGCCCACGCCGAAGATCTGCCCGCAGGTCCTCACCGACGGCAAACTCGACGGCGTCATCATCCAGGGCATGCCGCCCGCCCCCGAGGTCATGGCCCTCATTCCGAACCTGCCCAAGGTCTGGTTCATGACCCGCCGCTCCCGCGCCTTTCCGGGCGACTACGTGGAGCCGGACAACGAGGAAAACGGCGCCATCGCCGCCAACCATCTCGCCGATCGCGGCCACCGCACCGTCGCGGTGTTGGCCTCCACGCCCGACTACTCCGCCACGATCCGCCGCATCAATGCCTTCGTCGAACAGGCCAAGGTGCGCGGCCTCGAGACCCATACGATTCTCGGCGAGGAAAACCCCGACATCGGCTTCCTCACCGTCGCCCCGCCCGGTCGTGAAATCGAACAACTCGTGAGCGACTTGGTGACCCTCGACCCGCGACCGACCGGCCTCTACCTGCCGTCCGACCATTTTGCCGGCGCTTTCTTCCGCACCCTGCGCTCCGCCGGTCAGCGCGTGGATCGCGACTACGACGTGATCCTCGGCAACTACAACCCGCAGATCTACTGCAACCTCGAGCACCAACCGGCGGCGGTGGACATCCACCTCGCGACGCTCATCCGCCGCGTCCTCGAGCAGATCACCTGGCGTATCGACAACCCGACCTGTCCCGGCCGCGTCGGGGTGGCGGTTTCCCCTTCGCTGCGCCTGCCACCCACACCCACGCCCACGCCCGTGACTGAGACGCCGGACGCCCTCGCCGTGGCTCCCGCCACCGTCTGA
- a CDS encoding TonB-dependent receptor plug domain-containing protein has protein sequence MKQSKFRRWLLAPCALLSATGLSAQAVDDITPVDDDELIILSPFEVTGTDDVGYQATSTLGGTRVNTSLRDVGSSISIINEEFLRDSGAENLEDVLILAPNTEVGGLGGNFSGSQATGNPIPEQTRDDLSGGLTRVRGLAAADLTRDYFITDVPFDAYNTNRVEVQRGANSALFGLGSPGGIVNNSTIKADFLGSRGELSIGTDQYGTLRTTLDYNYQVSDDLAIRVAGLHGSTKFEQKQAFKDNDRAYVSVTGRLPWGFTLRGSFEHGELHSSNPDPIPPNDGITPWINMGSPIFTTPADAGQFYRTAGDIYAGYNNNGFFTVASEGSSSGYVAFYQDPSNPNPTFGGTMFLRAGRGAPNPYAGVGNGEWMLLQPRNEFQIIAQTGTYSDGTPVPAGTAGFFPGGNVAPQILDRSIFDYRKNLFSGGAAQQWTDYDLHNVAIEGNWLDGRLGLEASYFKQEMTGFTRNPLQGSGARTLYIDPNAYLIADDGNGGLLPNPTFGRPVMGALWQGGHYIYDRENARLTGFGELRFDDFMSDDSWVTKLLGRLRLTALYEESTSYNESMYSRDQVDSYDVANALGGGIIGSGGINTASTRAGTQFALPVHNDVYDFLNLTSISDLSGVNIGGVPFGNQRNRVMPVYTYTGWDQVSGSFVDFSARGYNLSDNGGFPASFSTSHNMVDVESKVLVGQSYLWDDTIVLTGTWRNDVQASNARGAPSWSVNSRVDNPYADSYYNVPLRPLDEDADEDTTSWSIVVHTPDFLKKYLPEGWDFSVYKSKADNFQPSGSRVNIFNEQIAPVTGSTEEYGFIVSGFDGKLSARFNWYETGVLNNSIDVGGISNSEGILLGLVTQLENPINIANGYTAAQVQNYLPPQGVIDLNGFSPDWNDPQSSSTNRNSNDNATRDFTAKGMEVEIAYNPIPEWTILATAGRQETVTSNTYPRMQEYVNDFVIPQWVDSDFAQNYIINSAGTTLADQAYNTIVAPTIRASLLDGVPSVEQREWRLGLNTSYAFGRFEDGFMKWFGDLTVGGGIRWEDEIGIGFGVGVNELGDYALDPDQPFFGPSMTFVDLFVRSRYKLGGDRELTLQINIKDLTDHDELIPFYAAPDGTELYRILEGRLISASATFKF, from the coding sequence ATGAAACAATCGAAATTCCGTCGATGGCTGCTCGCACCATGTGCGCTGCTCTCCGCCACCGGCTTGTCTGCTCAAGCAGTTGACGACATTACCCCCGTGGACGACGACGAGCTCATCATCCTCTCGCCGTTTGAGGTCACTGGCACCGACGACGTCGGTTACCAGGCCACCTCCACTCTCGGTGGCACGCGCGTGAATACTTCGCTGCGCGACGTCGGCTCCTCCATTTCCATCATCAACGAGGAATTCCTCCGCGACTCCGGCGCCGAGAATCTGGAAGACGTGCTCATCCTCGCGCCCAACACGGAAGTGGGCGGCCTGGGCGGTAACTTCTCCGGCTCCCAAGCGACCGGCAATCCGATCCCGGAACAGACTCGCGACGACCTCAGCGGTGGTCTCACCCGTGTCCGCGGTCTCGCTGCGGCCGATCTGACCCGCGACTACTTCATCACCGACGTCCCCTTCGACGCCTACAATACCAACCGTGTTGAGGTGCAGCGCGGCGCCAACTCCGCCCTCTTCGGCCTCGGTAGCCCGGGTGGTATCGTCAACAACTCCACCATCAAGGCCGACTTCCTCGGTTCCCGCGGTGAGTTGAGCATCGGCACCGACCAATACGGCACCCTGCGCACGACCTTGGACTACAACTACCAAGTCAGTGACGACCTCGCCATCCGCGTTGCCGGCCTCCACGGCTCGACCAAGTTCGAGCAGAAGCAGGCCTTCAAGGACAACGACCGCGCCTACGTCTCCGTGACCGGCCGTCTGCCCTGGGGCTTCACCCTGCGCGGCAGCTTCGAGCACGGTGAACTGCACTCCTCGAACCCGGATCCCATCCCGCCGAACGACGGCATCACGCCGTGGATCAACATGGGCAGCCCGATCTTCACCACGCCCGCCGACGCCGGTCAGTTCTACCGCACCGCCGGTGATATCTACGCCGGTTACAACAACAACGGCTTCTTCACCGTGGCGTCCGAAGGTTCCTCCAGCGGCTACGTTGCGTTCTACCAGGATCCCTCCAACCCCAACCCGACCTTCGGCGGCACCATGTTCCTCCGCGCCGGTCGTGGCGCCCCCAACCCCTACGCGGGCGTGGGCAATGGCGAGTGGATGCTCCTCCAGCCGCGCAATGAGTTCCAAATCATCGCGCAGACCGGCACCTACTCCGACGGCACCCCGGTCCCGGCCGGCACCGCTGGTTTCTTCCCGGGTGGCAACGTCGCTCCGCAGATCCTCGATCGCAGCATCTTCGACTACCGCAAGAACCTCTTCTCCGGCGGCGCCGCCCAGCAGTGGACCGACTACGATCTCCACAATGTCGCCATTGAAGGCAACTGGCTCGACGGCCGCCTCGGCTTAGAGGCCTCCTACTTCAAGCAGGAGATGACCGGCTTCACCCGCAATCCCCTCCAGGGTAGCGGTGCCCGCACCCTCTACATCGACCCCAACGCCTACCTCATCGCCGATGATGGCAACGGCGGTCTCCTCCCCAACCCGACCTTCGGCCGCCCCGTCATGGGCGCCCTCTGGCAGGGTGGTCACTACATCTACGATCGCGAAAACGCCCGCCTCACCGGCTTCGGTGAGCTGCGCTTCGACGATTTCATGAGCGATGACAGCTGGGTCACCAAACTGCTCGGCCGCCTCCGCCTCACCGCTCTCTACGAGGAGAGCACCTCCTACAACGAGAGCATGTATTCCCGCGACCAGGTTGACTCCTACGACGTGGCCAACGCCCTCGGCGGCGGCATCATCGGCTCCGGCGGCATCAACACCGCCTCCACCCGCGCCGGCACCCAGTTCGCTCTGCCGGTGCACAACGATGTCTACGACTTCCTCAACCTCACCTCCATCAGCGACCTGTCCGGCGTGAACATCGGTGGCGTGCCTTTCGGCAACCAGCGCAACCGCGTCATGCCGGTCTACACCTACACCGGCTGGGATCAGGTGAGCGGCTCCTTCGTCGACTTCTCCGCCCGCGGCTACAACCTCAGCGACAACGGTGGCTTCCCCGCCTCCTTCTCCACCAGCCACAACATGGTGGACGTCGAGTCCAAGGTCCTCGTCGGCCAGTCCTACCTCTGGGACGACACCATCGTGCTCACCGGCACCTGGCGTAACGACGTTCAGGCCTCCAACGCCCGCGGCGCCCCGTCCTGGAGCGTCAACTCCCGCGTCGACAACCCGTATGCGGATTCCTACTACAACGTGCCGCTGCGCCCGCTCGATGAGGATGCCGATGAGGACACCACCTCCTGGAGCATCGTCGTTCACACCCCGGACTTCCTCAAAAAGTATCTCCCCGAGGGTTGGGACTTCTCCGTCTACAAGAGCAAGGCCGACAACTTCCAGCCGTCCGGCTCCCGCGTGAACATCTTCAACGAGCAGATCGCCCCGGTGACCGGCTCGACCGAAGAGTATGGCTTCATCGTCTCCGGCTTCGACGGCAAGCTCTCCGCCCGTTTCAACTGGTATGAGACCGGCGTGCTCAACAACTCCATCGACGTCGGCGGCATCAGCAACTCCGAGGGCATCCTCCTCGGCCTCGTCACCCAGCTGGAGAACCCGATCAACATCGCCAACGGCTACACCGCCGCGCAGGTGCAGAATTACCTGCCCCCGCAGGGCGTGATCGACCTCAACGGCTTCAGCCCCGACTGGAACGACCCGCAGTCGTCCTCCACCAACCGCAACTCCAACGACAACGCCACCCGCGACTTCACCGCCAAGGGTATGGAAGTGGAGATCGCCTACAACCCGATCCCGGAGTGGACGATCCTCGCCACCGCCGGCCGTCAGGAAACGGTGACCAGCAACACCTACCCGCGCATGCAGGAATACGTGAACGACTTCGTCATCCCCCAGTGGGTCGACAGCGACTTCGCGCAGAACTACATCATCAACTCCGCGGGCACCACCCTCGCCGACCAGGCCTACAACACCATCGTCGCCCCGACCATCCGCGCCTCCCTCCTCGACGGCGTGCCTTCGGTCGAACAGCGCGAATGGCGCCTCGGCCTCAACACCAGCTACGCCTTCGGCCGTTTCGAAGACGGCTTCATGAAGTGGTTCGGTGACCTCACCGTCGGTGGCGGCATCCGCTGGGAAGACGAAATCGGCATCGGCTTCGGTGTCGGCGTCAACGAGCTCGGCGACTACGCGCTCGATCCCGACCAGCCGTTCTTCGGCCCGTCGATGACCTTCGTCGACCTCTTCGTGCGCAGCCGCTACAAGCTCGGCGGCGACCGCGAGCTCACCCTCCAGATCAACATCAAGGACCTGACCGACCACGATGAGCTGATTCCGTTCTACGCCGCCCCGGATGGCACGGAGCTCTATCGCATCCTCGAGGGCCGCCTCATCTCGGCCTCCGCGACCTTCAAGTTCTGA
- a CDS encoding GxGYxYP domain-containing protein, which produces MSSQIFLRLLLVLGLCAGSARLTAKTPEIQRAERAPATAALIPLSDNWRLDGDVPAHATLLSLQGLANRAGPQIYLQYPADWQWEIAGPLIDFLHDRHGIEWQRYESGDLDTPLRDFGHVAKGVVVWDKDVRSSLIVAFTIAGVEDLLVVNEDQLDLAARHGLEIKKDLRGQFTGQGDADIYQWAYDEYYERCSRDFYTVLGGHHGINMQPGVADFGVQQRAFFSDLSANPKHPRELALLNKVLAGQNPASVVLGWHSYGKDTEGQHTTLTGSYGLRMEGLHNLPNVSFTSQIPLTPDFTYETNHTVEPDAELVPEEKVYVAALATDSMGIGAWTKPGRGRIPYGWQVLMNWSWMNPPALQFFYESKTPNDYFVGGLSGPGYMYPKSVPEDKFRLLMADARELMETLDLRVMEIMDYSQGNRHVGNTDLDKRTVDLYYEEFPDVLGFINGYGTARTFDLRGDQPMLSYDYYLGVERPTEEAAADLEELIRLNPGRPYFLLMHVRERTTIEQVANILDNLSDSVEVVPLDRFLRLAAAAKTYRTRYQQPEDPIDHNP; this is translated from the coding sequence ATGTCTTCCCAGATTTTTCTTCGCCTGCTTCTTGTCCTGGGCCTGTGCGCCGGATCCGCCCGCCTCACCGCCAAGACTCCCGAAATCCAGCGCGCCGAACGCGCCCCGGCCACCGCTGCCCTCATCCCGCTCTCCGACAACTGGCGCCTCGACGGTGACGTGCCGGCGCACGCCACCCTGCTCTCCCTGCAGGGACTCGCCAACCGCGCCGGACCGCAGATCTACCTGCAGTATCCGGCCGACTGGCAGTGGGAGATTGCCGGTCCCTTGATCGACTTCCTCCACGATCGCCATGGCATCGAATGGCAACGTTACGAGTCCGGCGATCTGGACACTCCCCTGCGCGACTTCGGCCACGTGGCCAAGGGCGTGGTGGTATGGGACAAGGACGTTCGCTCCTCCCTCATCGTCGCCTTCACCATCGCTGGCGTCGAGGACCTGCTCGTCGTCAATGAGGACCAACTCGATCTCGCCGCCCGCCACGGTCTCGAAATCAAAAAGGACCTCCGCGGCCAGTTCACCGGCCAAGGCGACGCCGACATCTACCAGTGGGCCTACGACGAGTATTACGAGCGCTGCTCCCGCGACTTCTACACCGTGCTCGGTGGCCATCACGGCATCAACATGCAGCCCGGCGTCGCCGACTTCGGCGTGCAACAACGCGCCTTCTTCTCCGATCTCTCCGCCAACCCCAAGCACCCCCGCGAGCTCGCCTTGCTCAACAAGGTCCTCGCCGGGCAGAACCCCGCGTCGGTCGTGCTCGGTTGGCACTCCTACGGCAAGGACACCGAAGGCCAGCACACCACGCTGACCGGTAGTTACGGCCTGCGCATGGAAGGTCTGCACAACCTGCCCAACGTCTCCTTCACCTCGCAAATTCCCCTCACCCCGGACTTCACCTACGAGACCAACCACACCGTCGAACCCGACGCTGAACTCGTGCCGGAGGAAAAGGTCTACGTCGCCGCCCTCGCCACCGACTCCATGGGCATCGGCGCCTGGACCAAACCCGGCCGCGGCCGCATTCCCTACGGTTGGCAGGTCCTCATGAACTGGTCGTGGATGAACCCGCCCGCCCTCCAGTTCTTCTACGAGAGCAAGACGCCCAACGACTACTTCGTCGGCGGCCTCTCCGGCCCCGGTTACATGTATCCCAAGTCCGTGCCGGAGGACAAATTCCGCCTCCTCATGGCCGACGCCCGCGAGCTGATGGAGACCCTCGATCTGCGCGTGATGGAGATCATGGATTACTCCCAGGGCAACCGCCACGTCGGCAACACCGACCTCGATAAGCGCACCGTCGACCTCTACTACGAGGAGTTCCCCGATGTGCTCGGCTTCATCAACGGCTACGGCACCGCCCGCACCTTCGACCTGCGCGGCGACCAGCCCATGTTGAGCTACGACTACTACCTCGGGGTGGAGCGCCCCACCGAGGAAGCCGCCGCCGATCTCGAGGAACTCATCCGCCTCAACCCCGGCCGCCCCTACTTCCTGCTCATGCACGTGCGCGAACGCACCACCATCGAGCAGGTCGCCAACATCCTCGACAACCTCTCGGACAGCGTGGAGGTCGTGCCGCTCGATCGCTTCCTGCGACTCGCCGCCGCCGCCAAGACCTACCGCACGCGCTACCAGCAGCCCGAGGATCCCATCGATCACAACCCGTAA
- a CDS encoding AGE family epimerase/isomerase produces MCYSVDEMRVLREDYRRTLLDEIAPFWVRHGWDREHGGIHTALNEDGSLIDSDKSVWFQGRAAWTYSTLGQAYGAEGDWTRLAGSCLSFLREHCRADDGKLYFTMTREGRPLRMRRRYAFSESFACVGSAAYAQLTGDERAALEAMAYFERYLEVMRTGGGVEPKVEVATRPMKGLAPQMILLAMAQELRADLGDVTVGGATCTQWIDRVIDEVETAFLKPDLQALMEVVGENNEVLDHFDGRMLVPGHAIECAWFILHEVRVRGGDARLLKLGLTILDWMWERGWDREFGGMLYFTDLKGLPVQEYWAEMKFWWPHNETEIATLLAWHLTGDESYARKHQQVREWSRKVFVDTKGGGDWFGYAHRDGRISTRLKGNMWKGPFHIPRMYWYCEQLLAERLRR; encoded by the coding sequence GTGTGTTACTCCGTTGATGAAATGCGGGTGTTGCGGGAGGACTACCGCCGCACCTTGTTGGATGAAATTGCCCCGTTCTGGGTGCGTCATGGCTGGGACCGGGAGCATGGCGGCATCCATACCGCGTTGAACGAAGACGGCTCGCTGATCGACTCGGACAAGTCGGTTTGGTTTCAGGGGCGGGCGGCGTGGACTTACTCCACCCTCGGGCAGGCTTATGGCGCCGAGGGCGACTGGACGCGGCTGGCGGGCAGTTGTCTGAGTTTTCTGCGCGAGCACTGTCGGGCGGACGACGGGAAGTTGTATTTCACGATGACGCGGGAGGGGCGACCGTTGCGCATGCGGCGGCGTTACGCGTTCAGCGAGTCCTTCGCCTGTGTGGGCTCGGCGGCCTACGCGCAGTTGACCGGTGACGAACGCGCGGCGCTCGAAGCCATGGCTTATTTCGAGCGTTATCTGGAGGTGATGCGCACGGGAGGCGGCGTGGAGCCGAAGGTAGAGGTGGCGACGCGGCCGATGAAGGGGTTGGCGCCGCAGATGATCCTGTTGGCCATGGCGCAGGAGCTGCGCGCGGACCTGGGCGACGTCACGGTGGGCGGGGCGACCTGCACGCAGTGGATCGACCGGGTGATCGACGAAGTGGAAACCGCCTTTCTTAAGCCCGACCTGCAGGCACTGATGGAGGTGGTGGGCGAGAACAACGAGGTGCTCGATCATTTCGACGGGCGCATGTTGGTGCCGGGTCATGCGATCGAGTGTGCCTGGTTCATCCTGCACGAAGTGCGGGTGCGCGGTGGCGATGCCCGCCTGCTCAAGCTCGGTCTGACCATCCTGGACTGGATGTGGGAGCGGGGCTGGGACCGCGAGTTTGGCGGCATGTTGTATTTCACCGATCTGAAGGGTCTGCCGGTGCAGGAGTATTGGGCGGAGATGAAGTTCTGGTGGCCGCACAACGAGACCGAGATCGCGACGCTGCTGGCGTGGCATCTCACCGGCGACGAGAGCTACGCGCGCAAGCACCAGCAGGTGCGGGAGTGGTCGCGTAAGGTCTTTGTGGATACGAAGGGCGGCGGCGACTGGTTTGGTTACGCGCATCGCGACGGGCGGATTTCCACGCGCCTGAAGGGCAACATGTGGAAGGGGCCGTTCCACATCCCGCGCATGTATTGGTATTGCGAGCAGTTGCTGGCCGAGCGGCTGCGGCGCTGA
- a CDS encoding DUF6265 family protein, translating to MKTTRGQGRWMWSLIAALALTAGVGPMGAAEKLPVEATVADLAFLAGTWRGVSSTGWAAEEMISEPRGGVMLATAREFVEGRCVFFDLVVFADREGRVVLLPHPNGKRSPHDFPLVALDGAARRVEFRNAANDFPQTFVYQVDGDGGLRITLSGEGHAETYTLRRVERGE from the coding sequence ATGAAAACAACCCGAGGCCAGGGTCGGTGGATGTGGTCTTTGATCGCGGCCTTGGCGCTGACCGCCGGCGTCGGTCCGATGGGGGCGGCCGAGAAGTTGCCGGTTGAAGCAACGGTGGCGGATCTGGCGTTTCTGGCCGGGACGTGGCGCGGGGTGTCTTCGACCGGTTGGGCGGCGGAGGAGATGATTTCGGAGCCGCGCGGTGGGGTGATGTTGGCGACGGCGCGGGAGTTTGTGGAGGGGCGCTGTGTGTTTTTCGACTTGGTGGTGTTTGCCGACCGTGAGGGTAGGGTGGTGTTGCTGCCGCACCCGAACGGTAAACGCAGTCCGCATGACTTTCCGTTGGTCGCGCTCGATGGGGCGGCGCGGCGGGTGGAGTTTCGCAATGCGGCCAATGACTTCCCGCAGACCTTTGTGTATCAGGTGGATGGAGACGGCGGGCTGCGCATCACGCTCAGCGGCGAAGGCCACGCAGAGACTTACACCCTGCGGCGCGTGGAGCGGGGGGAATAA
- a CDS encoding DUF3826 domain-containing protein, protein MTHPTPRFLRRLLLCTPLLIAVCFSHAQTRDPSITDDAAWSKATEWVAKLELTDAAQTERVTHAVATHLQAVRAWHNSHPASTVPAGINPTTGAPLSDLDRSIIADSAMPRAVHDDLMTVLRTELSDAQVEAVLDAYTVGKVAFTLKGYHAIVPDLTAEEEAVILANLKEARERAIDFKNMKQISAIFEIYKTKNEQFLNANGRSWKQLYRDYVKAAQAKKAAEKN, encoded by the coding sequence ATGACTCACCCCACCCCGCGCTTTCTCCGCCGTCTGCTCCTTTGCACGCCGCTCCTCATCGCCGTCTGCTTCAGCCACGCCCAGACCCGGGACCCCTCGATTACCGACGACGCCGCCTGGAGCAAAGCCACCGAATGGGTGGCCAAGCTGGAACTCACCGACGCAGCCCAGACCGAGCGCGTCACGCACGCCGTCGCCACCCACCTGCAGGCCGTCCGCGCCTGGCACAACAGCCACCCTGCCTCCACCGTGCCCGCCGGCATCAACCCCACCACCGGCGCGCCCCTCAGCGACCTCGACCGCTCCATCATCGCCGACTCCGCCATGCCGCGCGCCGTGCACGACGACCTCATGACCGTCCTGCGGACCGAGCTCAGCGACGCCCAGGTGGAAGCCGTCCTCGACGCCTACACCGTCGGCAAAGTCGCCTTCACCCTGAAAGGTTACCACGCCATCGTGCCCGACCTCACCGCGGAGGAGGAAGCCGTCATCCTCGCCAATCTCAAGGAAGCCCGTGAGCGCGCCATCGACTTCAAAAACATGAAGCAGATCTCGGCCATTTTTGAGATCTACAAGACCAAGAACGAACAGTTCCTCAACGCCAACGGCCGCAGCTGGAAACAGCTCTACCGCGACTACGTCAAAGCCGCCCAAGCCAAAAAGGCCGCCGAGAAGAATTGA
- a CDS encoding DUF3800 domain-containing protein, with protein sequence MCDPTRHLYIFLDEAGNLDFSPKGTKYFQLAALTKERPFHAYKELTELKYDLVELGTNLEYFHASENAQPVRNRVFDIIRRNLEGVRIDVLVVEKRKTGPALQPVERFYPQMLGYLLRYILEQHDLQRFREVIVITDALPLKKKKAAIEKAIRQTLAKMLPANARYRVLHHESKSNLDLQIADYCNWALFRKWKDGDLRSYNVIAPAVRSEFDIFRTGTTLYY encoded by the coding sequence ATGTGCGATCCCACTCGCCATCTCTACATCTTCTTGGATGAGGCCGGGAATCTCGATTTCTCGCCGAAGGGAACGAAGTATTTCCAACTCGCAGCACTTACCAAGGAACGGCCGTTCCACGCCTACAAGGAGTTGACCGAGCTCAAGTATGACTTGGTCGAATTGGGCACCAACTTGGAATACTTTCATGCCTCCGAAAACGCCCAACCCGTGCGCAATCGGGTCTTCGATATTATCCGTCGCAACTTGGAGGGCGTGCGCATCGACGTCCTCGTCGTGGAGAAGCGAAAAACCGGACCAGCGCTTCAACCGGTCGAGCGATTCTACCCGCAGATGCTCGGCTACCTTTTGCGCTACATTCTCGAGCAACACGACCTCCAGCGCTTCCGGGAGGTCATCGTGATCACGGATGCGTTGCCCTTGAAAAAGAAGAAGGCCGCCATCGAAAAGGCGATCCGACAGACTCTGGCAAAGATGCTCCCAGCCAACGCACGATACCGGGTGCTCCATCACGAATCGAAATCCAATCTCGACCTCCAAATCGCCGATTACTGCAACTGGGCTCTTTTCCGAAAATGGAAGGACGGCGACCTCAGATCCTACAACGTGATCGCCCCTGCCGTGCGCTCAGAATTCGACATCTTCCGCACCGGCACGACGCTCTACTACTGA